A window from Syntrophorhabdus sp. encodes these proteins:
- the tilS gene encoding tRNA lysidine(34) synthetase TilS, whose translation MTGNGFTGIVDTPATPRPADLVRRISRLIRTKGMVNEGDRVLVGFSGGVDSATLLYVLREIREKMPFGLAVAHVNHLLRREESERDEAFVRETAKRHGLPCFVERADVKAYSRSTGLSVQHAGRDIRYRFFNETADREGYTRIALAHNLDDQVETFLLRLAKGTGIRGLSSIPPARERIVRPFLTTYRSEIESYAAARSIPFVSDSSNDKTVYERNYIRHRIIPLFDELNPAFREKVVSLLGDLTEINSLFDERKRSFTEKNVRRLEGDVHVPVAPLVELDDETFFRVVSDIVADMAPVVPLREHIELVRKVLSSRRPNLRLDLPGHVLARKTYDTLILTTKRPEPAITQTFSLGEGRTSIAALRIDATVTVVKRRPPSYPRDNFTAYFDLDKLGPRDSLAIRTFRAGDRFHPLGIDKPVKLKDFFISRKIPLESRRQVPLLLAGDTIAWVVGHRIDERCKIDESTRRILKVAVRKSCQPPSISD comes from the coding sequence GTGACAGGGAACGGCTTCACCGGTATTGTCGACACGCCGGCCACGCCCCGCCCCGCAGACCTTGTCCGCAGGATATCCCGGCTCATCAGAACGAAAGGGATGGTGAACGAGGGGGACCGCGTTCTCGTCGGTTTCTCCGGGGGCGTCGATTCGGCAACGCTCCTTTATGTCCTCAGGGAGATCAGGGAGAAAATGCCATTCGGTCTCGCCGTTGCCCACGTGAACCACCTCCTGAGACGGGAAGAATCGGAAAGGGACGAGGCCTTTGTGAGGGAGACAGCAAAGCGCCATGGACTTCCCTGTTTCGTCGAAAGGGCGGACGTGAAGGCGTATTCCCGGTCGACGGGGCTCTCCGTACAACACGCCGGCAGGGACATCCGGTATCGTTTCTTCAACGAAACAGCCGATCGCGAAGGCTACACGAGGATCGCTCTCGCGCACAATCTCGACGACCAGGTCGAGACCTTCCTCCTGCGTCTCGCCAAAGGGACGGGCATTCGTGGCCTGTCTTCCATACCTCCCGCCCGCGAGAGGATAGTCCGGCCTTTTCTTACGACCTACCGTTCGGAAATAGAATCCTACGCCGCCGCCCGCTCCATTCCCTTCGTCAGCGATTCCTCCAACGACAAAACGGTATACGAGCGCAACTACATCCGTCACAGGATCATCCCTCTCTTTGACGAATTGAACCCCGCGTTCAGGGAAAAGGTCGTCTCCCTCCTCGGCGACCTGACAGAGATAAACAGTCTCTTCGACGAAAGGAAACGTTCCTTCACGGAGAAGAACGTCCGAAGGCTGGAAGGGGACGTCCACGTGCCCGTCGCGCCCCTCGTGGAACTCGATGACGAGACCTTTTTCCGGGTCGTGAGCGACATCGTGGCGGACATGGCGCCCGTCGTCCCTTTGCGGGAGCACATCGAGCTCGTCAGAAAGGTCCTGTCCTCCCGAAGACCCAACCTGCGCCTCGATCTCCCGGGTCATGTCCTGGCAAGAAAGACCTACGACACGCTCATACTCACCACGAAGAGGCCGGAGCCGGCGATCACGCAGACCTTTTCCCTCGGTGAGGGAAGGACCAGTATCGCCGCCCTCAGGATCGACGCCACCGTCACGGTGGTGAAGAGGCGTCCTCCGTCCTATCCGAGGGACAACTTCACGGCATACTTTGACCTCGACAAGCTGGGACCCCGGGACAGCCTCGCGATCCGGACGTTCCGCGCGGGTGACAGGTTTCATCCTCTGGGCATCGACAAACCCGTAAAGTTAAAGGATTTCTTCATCTCCCGGAAGATACCCCTCGAGTCCCGCAGACAGGTTCCCCTCCTCCTTGCAGGCGATACCATTGCCTGGGTCGTGGGCCACAGGATCGATGAGCGGTGCAAGATCGACGAGAGTACCCGCAGGATCCTCAAGGTCGCCGTAAGGAAATCCTGTCAACCACCCTCAATTTCTGATTGA
- a CDS encoding zinc ribbon domain-containing protein has translation MPIYEYTCRKCGNEFEVIVFGDDVPECPRCGDKDLQRNMSSFGFSAGSGFKSSGRSGGSCAGCSSPNCSSCS, from the coding sequence ATGCCCATTTATGAATATACGTGCCGGAAATGCGGCAACGAATTCGAAGTGATAGTCTTCGGTGACGACGTACCCGAATGCCCCAGGTGCGGGGACAAGGACCTGCAGAGGAACATGTCCTCCTTCGGGTTCTCCGCGGGCTCGGGATTCAAGTCGTCGGGTCGGTCGGGCGGCTCCTGCGCCGGGTGTTCCTCACCCAACTGTTCGAGCTGTTCGTGA
- a CDS encoding ATP-dependent zinc metalloprotease FtsH: MPKEKPKPKKDLKKRKDIILEIKSGNKDKEKKTKSFTFLYFIIAIIAIFVIHSYLSFRSEIKTIPYSEFKGLIAQMKVSDLIIDTEKIQGTMAQQDGKKVKFVTSRVEDPDLVKDLQKSNVQFSGSFENKILRVIIEWILPFAIIILIWNLLMRRMGGAPSSVLNFGKSRGKIYGEDEIKITFDDVAGVDEAKEELQEIIEYLRYPQKFLDLGGKIPKGILLVGPPGTGKTLLAKAVAGEAKVPFFSMSGSDFVEMFVGVGASRVRDLFSQAQQKAPCIIFIDELDALGKARGMNPLSSHDEREQTLNQLLAEMDGFDTKTGVIIVGATNRPEILDPALLRPGRFDRHVLVDRPDIKGREEILKVHVREVKLARNIDLSVIAARTPGFVGADLANLINEAALLAARKGKSSVTMEEFEEAIDRVVAGLEKRKRVMSKKEKEIVAYHETGHALMAESLESADPVHKISIIPRGISALGYTMQLPTEDRYLMTKSELIDRMCVLLGGRIAEEIIFCEISTGAQNDLARATDIARSMVKQYGMSEKLGHMTFEQERKPLFLDIAPGSGTKEYSEETAREIDNEVKAIIEHSYTKVKDTLTKKRDLLELVARTLLEKESIDGEELRNMLKEHGEGDHGNESR; encoded by the coding sequence ATGCCGAAAGAAAAGCCCAAACCAAAAAAAGACCTGAAAAAACGCAAAGATATAATACTGGAGATCAAGAGCGGCAACAAGGACAAGGAGAAGAAGACCAAGAGCTTTACCTTCCTCTATTTCATCATCGCAATCATCGCCATATTCGTGATCCACAGCTACCTCTCCTTCCGTTCCGAGATAAAGACCATTCCCTACAGCGAATTCAAGGGCCTCATCGCCCAGATGAAGGTCTCGGACCTCATCATCGACACCGAAAAGATCCAGGGAACGATGGCACAGCAAGACGGAAAGAAGGTGAAGTTCGTGACAAGCAGGGTCGAAGACCCTGACCTCGTCAAGGACCTTCAGAAGAGCAACGTCCAGTTCTCCGGCTCCTTCGAGAACAAGATCCTCAGGGTCATCATCGAATGGATACTCCCCTTCGCCATCATAATACTCATCTGGAACCTCCTTATGCGGAGGATGGGCGGGGCGCCCTCGAGCGTGCTCAATTTCGGCAAGAGTCGGGGCAAGATCTACGGAGAGGACGAGATAAAGATAACCTTCGATGACGTCGCCGGGGTCGACGAGGCAAAAGAGGAGCTCCAGGAGATAATCGAATATCTTCGCTACCCGCAGAAGTTCCTCGATCTCGGCGGAAAGATACCCAAGGGCATTCTTCTCGTCGGTCCGCCGGGCACGGGCAAGACCCTTCTCGCCAAAGCAGTCGCCGGCGAGGCGAAGGTGCCCTTTTTCAGCATGAGCGGATCCGATTTCGTCGAGATGTTCGTCGGGGTCGGCGCCTCGCGGGTGAGAGACCTTTTTTCCCAGGCCCAGCAGAAGGCCCCCTGCATCATCTTCATCGATGAACTGGACGCCCTGGGTAAGGCACGGGGCATGAACCCCCTCTCGTCGCACGACGAACGCGAGCAGACCCTGAACCAGCTTCTCGCCGAAATGGACGGTTTCGACACCAAGACAGGGGTCATCATCGTAGGCGCGACGAACAGGCCCGAGATACTCGACCCCGCACTCTTGAGGCCCGGCAGGTTCGACAGGCACGTCCTTGTCGACAGACCCGATATCAAGGGCCGCGAAGAGATATTGAAGGTGCACGTGAGAGAGGTCAAACTGGCACGCAATATCGATCTTTCCGTCATTGCCGCCAGGACCCCCGGCTTTGTTGGCGCCGACCTGGCAAACCTCATCAACGAAGCCGCTCTTCTCGCCGCCCGAAAAGGAAAGTCGTCCGTGACGATGGAGGAGTTCGAAGAGGCCATCGACCGCGTTGTGGCAGGCCTTGAAAAGAGAAAAAGGGTGATGAGCAAGAAGGAAAAGGAGATCGTCGCCTACCACGAAACGGGCCATGCCCTCATGGCGGAATCCCTGGAGAGCGCGGACCCCGTCCACAAGATATCCATAATCCCCCGCGGCATTTCCGCCCTGGGATACACGATGCAGCTTCCCACGGAAGACCGCTACCTCATGACGAAGAGCGAGCTCATCGACCGCATGTGCGTCCTCCTCGGGGGAAGGATAGCCGAAGAGATCATCTTCTGCGAGATCTCGACAGGTGCCCAGAATGACCTCGCGCGGGCAACGGACATAGCGCGATCCATGGTGAAGCAGTACGGCATGAGCGAGAAGCTCGGCCACATGACCTTCGAACAGGAACGCAAGCCTCTCTTCCTCGATATCGCCCCCGGCTCGGGCACGAAGGAGTACAGCGAGGAGACAGCCAGGGAGATCGATAACGAGGTGAAGGCCATCATCGAGCATTCCTACACAAAGGTCAAGGACACCCTCACGAAGAAACGCGACCTCCTGGAACTGGTCGCCAGGACTCTCCTCGAAAAGGAATCCATAGACGGTGAAGAACTGAGGAACATGCTGAAAGAGCACGGGGAGGGGGATCATGGTAACGAATCTCGATAA
- a CDS encoding PAS domain S-box protein, giving the protein MTEKDGSISEFDRLFGWPDVCRSLFRVLITSIREGFFITDGEGAFLYASPSLGMMLDHDPGQLLRMSIDDVDPEKRFRGAFGAMGAESYGVSTYEATLKRKGGEPVDVEVTLARYSVPAEGQRCVGLVRHIGDRKRAETALRESEERFKLFSHASQEALVLLNDAGKVLYANPAALKITGREDRRVSDMEIGEFLRPYQFSDEQKLQMAIAEVMPVSTIAEEVVGSDRLLDLSVMGAEGVETNIELCLLSEKVGDKWHMIALFRDVTEKKSALERLRKSEEKFRRLFEETKDAVFMSTPEGRIVDINRAGLDLFGFRKKEEMLDLDLAQDLYCNPEDRTSFRAAIEKYGSASMHDLALKRSDGTVIVVSITVNAVYDEVGNVVIFHGIIRDLTGIRQLEQQVRAFQKIDAVRELIGDMAHHFNNILNIIVGNAQLAKISPDCTDEMGSYLSAIEEEVFRAADMVDALLASGSRHPMHMKTVDVGSVVRDFEKMVRRIIGDGITIVLSVPSTPIFAKIDVARIAQAFLNLVVNAREAMDGAGTLTIRVYTENMTDVTTTLDGKIVPGSYAVISVSDTGRGMDAGLREKIFEPFYTTDASGEKKGLGLSVVLGIVKQHGGFVICDSEEGRGATFKFYLPVSEEKTKVQRLMEQGVGGGTETVLIGEDEDALRKIAADFLRTLGYRVVAARNGDDALALFREKPGEIDMALLDIAMPGMNGLDVYHEIKKVRPDIDVLFMTGYSLDAANISTIQNQGISIIRKPFTMTALARRIREILDKEKTV; this is encoded by the coding sequence GTGACGGAAAAAGACGGATCCATCAGCGAGTTTGACCGCCTGTTCGGTTGGCCGGATGTCTGCCGCAGCCTGTTCCGCGTCCTCATAACCTCCATTCGGGAGGGTTTCTTCATAACAGATGGAGAGGGAGCTTTTCTTTACGCAAGCCCATCCCTCGGCATGATGCTTGACCACGATCCCGGCCAGCTTCTGCGGATGTCCATCGATGACGTCGATCCGGAAAAGAGGTTCAGGGGAGCTTTCGGGGCCATGGGGGCGGAAAGCTACGGTGTTTCCACGTACGAGGCCACGTTGAAGAGAAAGGGCGGCGAGCCGGTGGATGTGGAGGTGACCCTCGCCCGGTACAGCGTTCCGGCGGAGGGGCAAAGGTGCGTTGGTCTCGTAAGGCACATAGGCGACCGCAAAAGGGCCGAGACGGCGCTCCGGGAGAGTGAGGAGAGGTTCAAGCTTTTCAGTCACGCGAGTCAGGAGGCGCTCGTGCTCCTCAACGACGCGGGCAAGGTCCTCTACGCGAACCCGGCTGCCCTTAAGATCACGGGACGTGAGGATCGACGGGTTTCCGATATGGAGATCGGTGAGTTCCTCAGGCCTTATCAGTTCTCCGACGAACAGAAGCTGCAGATGGCGATAGCCGAGGTGATGCCCGTATCGACGATAGCGGAAGAGGTGGTGGGCTCCGACAGGCTGCTCGACCTTTCGGTCATGGGAGCGGAGGGTGTCGAGACCAACATCGAATTGTGTCTCCTGTCCGAGAAGGTGGGCGACAAGTGGCACATGATCGCGCTGTTCAGGGATGTGACGGAGAAGAAGAGCGCGCTGGAACGTCTGCGGAAGTCGGAAGAGAAGTTCCGCCGTCTCTTCGAAGAGACGAAGGACGCCGTCTTCATGTCGACGCCGGAGGGAAGGATCGTCGACATCAACAGGGCCGGTCTCGATCTCTTCGGTTTCAGGAAGAAGGAGGAGATGCTTGACCTCGACCTGGCGCAGGACCTTTACTGCAACCCCGAGGACCGGACCAGCTTCAGGGCTGCCATAGAAAAGTACGGCAGCGCCAGCATGCATGACCTTGCCCTGAAGCGCAGTGACGGTACTGTGATCGTCGTTTCCATCACGGTGAATGCCGTCTATGACGAGGTGGGCAACGTCGTCATATTCCACGGCATCATCCGGGACCTGACGGGTATAAGGCAACTCGAGCAGCAGGTCAGGGCGTTTCAAAAGATCGACGCGGTCCGGGAACTGATCGGGGACATGGCGCACCACTTCAACAACATCCTCAATATAATCGTGGGCAACGCCCAACTCGCGAAGATATCCCCGGACTGCACGGACGAAATGGGCTCATACCTTTCGGCCATCGAGGAAGAGGTTTTCAGGGCGGCGGACATGGTGGACGCCCTTCTGGCATCGGGGAGCCGCCACCCCATGCATATGAAGACGGTGGATGTCGGGTCCGTGGTGCGGGATTTCGAGAAGATGGTGCGGAGGATCATCGGCGATGGGATCACCATCGTCCTGTCGGTGCCTTCGACGCCTATATTCGCGAAGATCGATGTGGCAAGGATAGCCCAGGCCTTCCTCAATCTGGTGGTGAACGCGCGGGAGGCCATGGATGGGGCAGGGACGCTGACCATCCGGGTCTACACGGAGAACATGACGGATGTGACGACCACTCTCGACGGAAAGATAGTGCCCGGCTCCTATGCCGTGATCTCCGTTTCCGATACCGGGCGCGGCATGGATGCGGGCCTCAGGGAGAAGATATTCGAACCCTTCTACACGACGGACGCGTCGGGCGAGAAGAAAGGACTTGGTCTGAGCGTCGTTCTGGGGATCGTCAAACAGCACGGCGGCTTCGTCATCTGCGACAGCGAGGAAGGCAGGGGAGCGACCTTCAAGTTCTATCTGCCTGTCTCTGAGGAAAAGACGAAGGTACAGAGGTTGATGGAACAGGGCGTCGGCGGCGGGACCGAGACGGTCCTCATCGGTGAGGACGAGGATGCCCTGAGGAAGATCGCCGCCGACTTCTTGCGGACACTGGGATACAGGGTCGTCGCCGCCAGGAACGGCGATGATGCCCTTGCCCTGTTTCGCGAGAAGCCAGGGGAGATAGACATGGCCCTTCTGGACATAGCCATGCCTGGCATGAACGGGCTCGACGTGTACCACGAGATAAAAAAGGTGAGGCCCGACATCGACGTCCTTTTCATGACGGGCTACAGCCTCGATGCCGCGAACATAAGCACCATCCAGAACCAGGGCATAAGCATCATCCGAAAACCCTTCACAATGACAGCCCTCGCCAGGAGGATACGGGAGATACTGGATAAAGAAAAGACGGTTTGA
- a CDS encoding phosphoglycerate dehydrogenase, which yields MKKFKILVTDHLAEEGLKILAADKAVEVEVKAGIKVEELKTIIGNYDAIITRSGTTVKEGLIENPGRLKIIGRAGVGVDNIDIEAASKKGLIVLNAPTGNTLAATELTMGIMLAAARKIPLANESLKQGKWDRKKFMGIELHNKTLGIIGLGRIGSNVAIRAKSFGMKVIAYDPYIKKSKAESLGVALYDELDDLLKVSDVITFHTPLTGTTRNMITADKLAIMKDNVILVNCARGGIVNENDLYEALVSGKIFAAGVDVWVEEPPKNNKLLTLENVFATPHIGANTAEGQKAVSAIVAEQVLNALHGRPYQHGVNIPFMKSLLPDHLQLYFNLAEKMGKLAAQISKGRPEKISVIMVGKNFEEDLCERKFDVPFSYQPFTIAGINGFLDISLQGSVTYINAPYLAKDRNIIVEESKTEQFDKFNDLIIFSLKTDVEETTIAGTVFPDKLGRIVLLDRFHLDVIPEGTFLAFKIMDRPGVIGKVGTILGDHGINIASFTVSRMVQGEEVAFVSVDCPIGKDVLKHIRAIDGMIEAIEISL from the coding sequence ATGAAAAAATTCAAGATCCTCGTCACAGATCATCTCGCCGAAGAAGGTTTGAAGATACTCGCGGCGGACAAGGCGGTGGAAGTCGAAGTCAAGGCAGGCATAAAGGTCGAAGAGCTGAAGACCATCATCGGCAATTACGATGCCATCATCACCCGCAGCGGCACGACGGTCAAGGAAGGTCTCATCGAGAACCCGGGCCGGCTCAAGATAATCGGACGCGCCGGTGTCGGCGTGGACAATATCGACATAGAGGCGGCAAGCAAAAAAGGCCTCATCGTCCTCAACGCCCCCACGGGCAACACCCTCGCCGCCACTGAGCTCACCATGGGCATCATGCTCGCCGCCGCCCGCAAGATACCCCTTGCCAACGAATCTCTGAAACAGGGCAAGTGGGACCGGAAGAAATTCATGGGCATCGAACTCCATAACAAGACCCTCGGCATCATCGGTCTCGGCCGCATCGGGAGCAATGTCGCCATCCGCGCGAAAAGCTTCGGCATGAAGGTCATCGCCTACGACCCGTACATCAAGAAGAGCAAGGCCGAGTCCCTCGGCGTCGCCCTCTACGATGAGCTTGACGACCTCCTCAAGGTCTCCGACGTCATCACCTTCCACACGCCGCTCACCGGCACGACGAGGAACATGATAACGGCCGACAAGCTGGCCATCATGAAGGACAATGTCATCCTCGTCAACTGCGCCCGGGGCGGTATCGTGAACGAGAACGATCTCTATGAGGCCCTCGTGTCGGGCAAGATATTCGCCGCCGGCGTGGACGTCTGGGTGGAGGAACCTCCGAAGAACAACAAACTCCTCACCCTGGAGAATGTCTTCGCGACTCCGCACATCGGCGCCAACACCGCCGAGGGGCAGAAGGCGGTCTCGGCCATCGTCGCCGAGCAGGTCCTCAACGCGCTCCATGGCAGGCCCTACCAGCATGGCGTCAACATACCTTTCATGAAGTCACTCCTTCCCGACCACCTCCAACTGTATTTCAACCTCGCCGAGAAGATGGGCAAGCTTGCGGCGCAGATCAGCAAGGGCCGGCCCGAGAAGATATCGGTCATCATGGTGGGAAAGAACTTCGAGGAAGACCTCTGCGAGCGCAAGTTCGACGTCCCTTTCAGCTACCAGCCCTTCACCATAGCGGGGATCAACGGTTTTCTCGATATCTCCCTCCAGGGTTCCGTCACCTATATCAACGCGCCTTATCTGGCCAAGGACCGCAACATCATCGTTGAGGAATCAAAAACGGAGCAGTTCGACAAGTTCAACGATCTCATCATCTTCAGCCTCAAGACCGACGTCGAGGAGACCACCATAGCGGGTACCGTCTTCCCCGATAAACTGGGCAGGATCGTCCTTCTCGATCGCTTCCATCTCGACGTTATCCCCGAGGGGACATTCCTTGCCTTCAAGATCATGGACCGCCCCGGCGTTATCGGCAAGGTCGGCACCATTCTGGGCGATCACGGCATCAACATAGCGAGCTTCACCGTCTCCCGCATGGTCCAGGGCGAGGAGGTCGCCTTCGTTTCCGTGGACTGCCCCATCGGCAAGGACGTCCTCAAGCACATAAGGGCCATAGACGGAATGATAGAAGCGATAGAGATAAGCCTCTAG